One Sulfurimonas sp. HSL-3221 genomic window, CCGGCCCATTTCCGGCATCGTCATAAGGCGCAGTTCACCGCCGAACTGGTTGACGAGACGGATCCCCGGATGCCTTTCGGCGGCGGCGACCAGGGCGGGGTCGTAGTCGACGCGCACGGCAAAGACGCGGACATCCCCCAGTTCGGATTTGATGGCAGAGGGTGCGCCTTCGGCGATCATCCGCCCGTGGTCGAGAATGGCGATGCGGCGGCAGCGCTGTGCCTCTTCCATGTAGTGGGTCGTGACAAAGAGGGTTTTCCCCGCGGCCGCCAGCGTGTAGAAGTCGTCCCAGAGCTGCTTGCGGGTGACGGGGTCGATGCCGGCCGTCGGTTCGTCGAGGAAGAGGACGTCGGGGTCGTGGGCGAGGGCGCAGGCGAGGGCAAGGCGCCGTTTCATCCCGCCCGAGAGGGTTCCGGCACGTTTGTTCCGGTACGTGCTCAAAGCGTAGCGTTCGAGCAGCGCATCGAGCCGTTCTGCGTCATGTACATCATACATGCTTGCGTAGAAACGGAGGTTCTCGATGACACTGAGCTCTTCGTACTGTCCGAACGACTGGGCAACATAGCCGAAGCGGCGTTTGGCCTTTTGCACGGGCTTCCCGTCGATGCGCACGGTGCCGTCGTCGGGGGTGATCAGGCCGCAGAGCATCCGCATCGTCGTCGTTTTGCCCGCGGCGTTGGGCCCCAGCAGTCCGAAGATCTCGCCGCGGGGGATATGAAATCCGACATCATCGACGGCCATGGTGCTGTTGAAACGTTTGCGCAGATGTTCGGCCTCGATCACAGTCCTGCTCCTTCGGGGGTCCTATCCGGTAGTATACATCACATTCGGTGTATAGAGATTTGAACTAAGTTCATTTTTAGAAATATAGTTCTAGTATTCAAATATGATTTCGATAAAAAGGGACGGAAGGGTCAACCATGATCAAAGCAAAACTGCAGGATGTCAAGCGCTCCCTGATCCTTGAAGCGGCGGCGGAAGCCTTCGAGTCGGCGGGGTATGAAGCGCTCAAGGTCTCGGAGCTGGCCAAAAGCGTCGGGGTCTCCGTGGGGACGATCTACGGGCTGTTCGAGTCCAAAGAGGGGCTCTATATGGCCTATGTCAAAGCGCAGATCGGCGGCTATATCGAGGAGCTCCAAGTGCGTTGCAAGACGGTGACAGAGCCCGAAGCGCAGCTGGAAGCGGCCTTTTTGCTCAAGTTCAGCCATTTCGCCTCCAAACGCAAGGCCGTCGAGGAGTGCGCGAAGAACAACCCGCTCTTTTTCAGCAATATCCGCCACAGCGAACCGGAGATCCTTGAACAGGTGTACAAGGTGATCGCCGGGATCGTCCGGCGGATCAATCCGGCACTGGACGAGGCAGGGGCCCTGGCGATGTCCTATCACCTTGCCGGCCTCAGCGACGGCT contains:
- a CDS encoding TetR/AcrR family transcriptional regulator, whose protein sequence is MIKAKLQDVKRSLILEAAAEAFESAGYEALKVSELAKSVGVSVGTIYGLFESKEGLYMAYVKAQIGGYIEELQVRCKTVTEPEAQLEAAFLLKFSHFASKRKAVEECAKNNPLFFSNIRHSEPEILEQVYKVIAGIVRRINPALDEAGALAMSYHLAGLSDGYINYWLVHDGDLLSQLPALQAQMLTMIKGC
- a CDS encoding ABC transporter ATP-binding protein; the encoded protein is MIEAEHLRKRFNSTMAVDDVGFHIPRGEIFGLLGPNAAGKTTTMRMLCGLITPDDGTVRIDGKPVQKAKRRFGYVAQSFGQYEELSVIENLRFYASMYDVHDAERLDALLERYALSTYRNKRAGTLSGGMKRRLALACALAHDPDVLFLDEPTAGIDPVTRKQLWDDFYTLAAAGKTLFVTTHYMEEAQRCRRIAILDHGRMIAEGAPSAIKSELGDVRVFAVRVDYDPALVAAAERHPGIRLVNQFGGELRLMTMPEMGREAIDALIAPFAPDAAVYETEPNLEDVFMALTQERR